TTTCATGTTGTGCGAGATTCGAGGCCTCCAGTAAAAACCCCCGCGGTCGTCGGCAACGAGGGACCGACGCTCGCGCCGGTGTCGAGGGCTCGGTAGCGGAAGTGGCGACTGTTGCTCGGGGCACAACGCATATACCATGACATGACTTAGCAAGGGGAGTGACCATGGTCGACGGAGATGTGACGTCGGAGTCGAACGCAGAGTCGGCCCGGTCTATCGAGACCGCCGAGAACGCCATCGCTGCCACCGAGTCCTACGAGGCCGACGGTGGCTGGGTCCTGTTCGACGGGGAGAACCCGCTCGCATGGATCGAGTCCGCCGTGACGGTCCGACTGGACGACGCGGCGTAACGGACATAGCGACCCTTTTTCCCGTCCCTCCCCAAGGGACTATCGTTCATCGATGTTGGAGGACGACGACG
This region of Halomarina salina genomic DNA includes:
- a CDS encoding DUF7331 family protein, with product MVDGDVTSESNAESARSIETAENAIAATESYEADGGWVLFDGENPLAWIESAVTVRLDDAA